From one Rosa rugosa chromosome 4, drRosRugo1.1, whole genome shotgun sequence genomic stretch:
- the LOC133743713 gene encoding transcription factor MYC1-like isoform X1 — translation MEEINIIPSCSPPYSICQETSVNTLQQRLQLIVQNRPEFWVYSIFWQASKDRNGGVSLSWAGGHFRGIRDFSSKKLDNNFQLKFGLDLERPKKVINRQVEALFQEDMDMERLVDINGDVTDSEWFYFYTLSLTQSFAAGHGSNNILGRSFCSGAFVWLAGDQELQLYECERVKEARMSGIQTLVCIPTPYGVIELASLEVIKEDWGFVQNSKSIFGSDIITASSSVSNSKQDHVHVPQLQNSMFPRSDQKEWTTQEGGRKENVNVSGSSSDSGPSENTSNTRLRKRGRSDKGERDSPINHVEAERQRREKLNHRFYALRSVVPNVSKMDKASLLSDAVVYINNLKTKIEELEAKIQAQPKKPKPSIMSDNTTLDYSQGTSSLTYRAAAATEVDVKIVGSEAMIRVRCPDNKDYPNARLMNALKHLELQIHHASISSVNDFMLQDVVARVPDGFTSEEAMRTAIINRFYN, via the exons ATGGAAGAGATTAATATTATTCCGTCCTGTTCTCCACCCTATAGTATTTGTCAAGAAACCTCTGTAAACACACTTCAACAACGCCTCCAGTTGATAGTTCAAAATCGGCCTGAATTTTGGGTCTACTCTATTTTCTGGCAAGCCTCGAAAGACCGCAACGGCGGTGTTTCGTTGTCATGGGCCGGTGGCCATTTCAGAGGCATCAGAGACTTCTCATCCAAGAAGTTGGATAACAATTTCCAGCTCAAATTTGGGTTGGATCTGGAGAGGCCGAAGAAGGTGATCAACCGACAAGTCGAAGCTCTGTTCCAGGAAGACATGGACATGGAGAGACTGGTGGACATTAATGGAGATGTGACTGATTCGGAGTGGTTTTACTTCTACACCCTTTCTTTGACACAGTCCTTTGCTGCAGGCCATGGGAGTAACAATATTCTTGGCCGTTCATTTTGTTCCGGCGCGTTTGTGTGGTTGGCAGGAGATCAGGAGCTTCAGTTGTATGAGTGTGAGAGAGTTAAGGAGGCTCGCATGTCTGGAATTCAAACACTTGTTTGTATTCCAACTCCCTATGGGGTGATTGAACTTGCTTCTTTGGAAGTGATTAAAGAAGATTGGGGTTTTGTGCAGAACTCAAAGTCAATTTTTGGATCCGACATAATCACAGCCAGCAGCAGCGTCTCAAATTCAAAGCAGGATCATGTTCATGTTCCTCAGCTGCAAAACTCTATGTTTCCACGATCAGATCAAAAGGAGTGGACGACACAAG AAGGTGGTAGGAAAGAAAATGTCAACGTAAGTGGATCATCATCTGACTCCGGGCCTTCCGAGAATACATCAAACACTCGATTGAGAAAGAGAGGAAGATCAGACAAAGGCGAGCGAGATTCACCAATAAACCATGTGGAGGCCGAGAGACAACGACGGGAAAAGCTTAATCACCGATTCTATGCCCTCCGATCCGTCGTTCCTAATGTATCGAAGATGGATAAAGCTTCTTTACTCTCTGATGCAGTTGTATACATCAATAATCTTAAGACAAAGATTGAGGAGTTGGAAGCAAAAATTCAAGCACAACCCAAGAAACCCAAACCAAGTATCATGAGTGACAATACTACTCTTGACTACAGCCAAGGCACGAGCTCCTTAACTTATAGAGCCGCTGCTGCTACAGAGGTGGATGTGAAGATTGTAGGCTCCGAAGCCATGATTCGAGTCCGATGTCCAGATAATAAGGACTATCCAAATGCTAGATTGATGAATGCACTCAAACACCTTGAATTACAAATTCATCATGcaagcatatcaagtgtgaaCGACTTCATGCTTCAAGATGTTGTGGCAAGAGTTCCTGATGGATTCACAAGCGAGGAGGCTATGAGAACTGCTATTATAAATAGATTTTACAACTAG
- the LOC133745564 gene encoding aldehyde oxidase GLOX-like, protein MEAKSSVLLVLSLCSVLFSFGGLASQASHNGKWKLLKKSIGISAMHMALLPNDKVIVFDRTDAGPSNLTLPQKRCGKDEICYAHSVEFNPGNRNFRPLTISTDTWCSSGALSRNGELIQTGGYGLGERVVRHFKPCVNCDWKEDQNGLNVPRWYASNQVLPDGRVVIVGGRFQFNYEFVPKSKIYSLPFLEETRYSAFIPNNLYPFVHLAPNGNLFIFANDRAILLDYVNNVVVKRFPVLPGGVSRNYPSTGSSALLPISLVGQKSSGTNFPAEAEVLVCGGTVADANVKADAGVFVPASKTCGRLVITSKHPRWEVEEMPINRVMGDMIMLPTGDVLVINGAAKGTAGWGVAREPVLNPVLYKPWNKKPSRFEVLTPTTIPRLYHSTAHLLSDGRVLVGGSNPNANYNFTALFPTELSLEAFSPPYLNPLSKSRPVISSVKPGLELRYVQKFYVGFRLNYETDKIYVTMVAPSFTTHSFAMNQRLLVLDMGHVRKSKTKKPAGSKSNHYYTVESYAPARPELAPPGYYLLFVVCDGVPSRGMWVRI, encoded by the coding sequence ATGGAAGCAAAATCCTCTGTTTTGCTTGTACTGTCACTCTGCTCAGTGCTCTTTTCTTTTGGCGGCCTTGCTAGCCAAGCCAGCCACAATGGCAAATGGAAGCTGCTGAAGAAGAGCATTGGAATCTCGGCAATGCACATGGCATTGTTACCGAACGACAAAGTCATCGTCTTCGACAGAACGGACGCCGGTCCTTCCAACCTCACTCTTCCACAAAAAAGATGCGGCAAAGATGAAATCTGTTACGCTCACTCGGTAGAATTCAACCCTGGAAACCGGAACTTCCGACCGCTCACTATCTCCACCGATACTTGGTGCTCCTCCGGTGCATTGTCCAGGAACGGCGAGCTCATTCAAACCGGCGGCTATGGTCTCGGAGAAAGAGTCGTAAGGCACTTTAAGCCCTGTGTCAATTGCGACTGGAAAGAAGACCAGAACGGCCTCAATGTACCAAGATGGTACGCTTCTAACCAAGTGTTGCCCGATGGCAGAGTCGTAATTGTTGGCGGGAGGTTTCAGTTCAATTACGAGTTCGTCCCCAAAAGCAAGATATATAGTCTGCCATTTCTTGAAGAAACAAGGTACTCGGCTTTCATACCCAACAATCTCTACCCTTTTGTGCACTTAGCTCCCAATGGGAATCTCTTCATTTTCGCAAACGATAGGGCAATCTTGCTCGATTATGTGAACAATGTTGTTGTGAAGAGGTTTCCGGTACTTCCTGGTGGGGTTTCTAGAAACTACCCCAGCACCGGGTCATCTGCTCTGCTTCCGATTAGTCTTGTGGGGCAAAAGAGTAGTGGTACTAATTTTCCGGCGGAAGCAGAGGTTTTGGTCTGCGGTGGTACAGTGGCTGATGCCAACGTCAAAGCCGACGCAGGAGTGTTTGTTCCCGCATCGAAAACCTGTGGCCGCTTAGTAATCACTTCGAAACACCCCAGATGGGAAGTTGAGGAAATGCCGATAAACAGAGTAATGGGGGACATGATTATGCTGCCGACAGGAGATGTCCTCGTCATAAATGGCGCGGCAAAAGGAACAGCCGGTTGGGGAGTTGCTAGAGAACCAGTTTTAAACCCGGTTCTCTACAAACCATGGAATAAAAAACCATCCCGGTTCGAGGTCCTCACTCCTACAACTATACCTCGCCTCTATCATTCAACAGCGCATCTGTTATCCGACGGTCGTGTTCTGGTCGGCGGCAGCAACCCCAACGCGAACTATAACTTCACTGCTCTCTTCCCAACCGAGCTGAGTCTCGAAGCTTTCTCTCCGCCGTACTTGAATCCTTTGTCGAAGTCCAGGCCGGTGATAAGCTCCGTGAAGCCGGGGTTGGAGTTGCGTTATGTCCAGAAATTTTACGTGGGGTTTAGGTTGAATTACGAAACGGACAAGATCTATGTGACGATGGTGGCTCCGTCGTTTACTACACATTCGTTTGCTATGAACCAGAGGTTGTTGGTTTTGGACATGGGCCACGTGCGTAAGAGTAAGACTAAGAAACCTGCAGGTTCTAAATCTAATCATTACTACACTGTTGAGAGCTATGCACCTGCGAGGCCCGAATTGGCACCACCTGGGTACTATTTGTTGTTTGTGGTCTGTGATGGTGTACCCAGTAGAGGAATGTGGGTTCGGAtctag
- the LOC133743713 gene encoding transcription factor MYC1-like isoform X2 — MEEINIIPSCSPPYSICQETSVNTLQQRLQLIVQNRPEFWVYSIFWQASKDRNGGVSLSWAGGHFRGIRDFSSKKLDNNFQLKFGLDLERPKKVINRQVEALFQEDMDMERLVDINGDVTDSEWFYFYTLSLTQSFAAGHGSNNILGRSFCSGAFVWLAGDQELQLYECERVKEARMSGIQTLVCIPTPYGVIELASLEVIKEDWGFVQNSKSIFGSDIITASSSVSNSKQDHVHVPQLQNSMFPRSDQKEWTTQGGRKENVNVSGSSSDSGPSENTSNTRLRKRGRSDKGERDSPINHVEAERQRREKLNHRFYALRSVVPNVSKMDKASLLSDAVVYINNLKTKIEELEAKIQAQPKKPKPSIMSDNTTLDYSQGTSSLTYRAAAATEVDVKIVGSEAMIRVRCPDNKDYPNARLMNALKHLELQIHHASISSVNDFMLQDVVARVPDGFTSEEAMRTAIINRFYN, encoded by the exons ATGGAAGAGATTAATATTATTCCGTCCTGTTCTCCACCCTATAGTATTTGTCAAGAAACCTCTGTAAACACACTTCAACAACGCCTCCAGTTGATAGTTCAAAATCGGCCTGAATTTTGGGTCTACTCTATTTTCTGGCAAGCCTCGAAAGACCGCAACGGCGGTGTTTCGTTGTCATGGGCCGGTGGCCATTTCAGAGGCATCAGAGACTTCTCATCCAAGAAGTTGGATAACAATTTCCAGCTCAAATTTGGGTTGGATCTGGAGAGGCCGAAGAAGGTGATCAACCGACAAGTCGAAGCTCTGTTCCAGGAAGACATGGACATGGAGAGACTGGTGGACATTAATGGAGATGTGACTGATTCGGAGTGGTTTTACTTCTACACCCTTTCTTTGACACAGTCCTTTGCTGCAGGCCATGGGAGTAACAATATTCTTGGCCGTTCATTTTGTTCCGGCGCGTTTGTGTGGTTGGCAGGAGATCAGGAGCTTCAGTTGTATGAGTGTGAGAGAGTTAAGGAGGCTCGCATGTCTGGAATTCAAACACTTGTTTGTATTCCAACTCCCTATGGGGTGATTGAACTTGCTTCTTTGGAAGTGATTAAAGAAGATTGGGGTTTTGTGCAGAACTCAAAGTCAATTTTTGGATCCGACATAATCACAGCCAGCAGCAGCGTCTCAAATTCAAAGCAGGATCATGTTCATGTTCCTCAGCTGCAAAACTCTATGTTTCCACGATCAGATCAAAAGGAGTGGACGACACAAG GTGGTAGGAAAGAAAATGTCAACGTAAGTGGATCATCATCTGACTCCGGGCCTTCCGAGAATACATCAAACACTCGATTGAGAAAGAGAGGAAGATCAGACAAAGGCGAGCGAGATTCACCAATAAACCATGTGGAGGCCGAGAGACAACGACGGGAAAAGCTTAATCACCGATTCTATGCCCTCCGATCCGTCGTTCCTAATGTATCGAAGATGGATAAAGCTTCTTTACTCTCTGATGCAGTTGTATACATCAATAATCTTAAGACAAAGATTGAGGAGTTGGAAGCAAAAATTCAAGCACAACCCAAGAAACCCAAACCAAGTATCATGAGTGACAATACTACTCTTGACTACAGCCAAGGCACGAGCTCCTTAACTTATAGAGCCGCTGCTGCTACAGAGGTGGATGTGAAGATTGTAGGCTCCGAAGCCATGATTCGAGTCCGATGTCCAGATAATAAGGACTATCCAAATGCTAGATTGATGAATGCACTCAAACACCTTGAATTACAAATTCATCATGcaagcatatcaagtgtgaaCGACTTCATGCTTCAAGATGTTGTGGCAAGAGTTCCTGATGGATTCACAAGCGAGGAGGCTATGAGAACTGCTATTATAAATAGATTTTACAACTAG